In Pirellulales bacterium, the DNA window ATCGTGCCTGGCTCGCAGTGCAAGCGCCGGCGCCGCGCACCTCGTCAGACGAAGTGTCGCCGGTCGCCCCCGTCGATCAGGTTCCTGCAGCCCGAATCGCAGCGAAAGAACGCGCTCGGCCCCGCCGGCGCTGGGCGTCCTGGCTCGCAGGCGCCGTGGCGGTGCTGGCTGTAATCGTCGCGGCGGGTCTCTTTCTGAACGCCCCCAGGCCCGGCGATGCGGCCCTGCGCAAGACGTCAGTCGTGGCCGAACAGCCGAGTGCGGCAGCCACTCCTCCAGCCCAGGCCAACGACGCGGTGCCCGCGGGATCGTCACTGCCGTCGGCGCCCGATGACCCGCACCTGGGGCCGGCGCTATGGGAAGCCCCCGCCGCAGGAGAGCCCCTGTCGATCGGCTGGCTGCCGGCCGGCGCACCGTTGATCGTCGCGCTGCGACCCGCGGAATTGGCAGCGCATCCGGCCGGCGCCAAACTGCTCGACGCGCTGGGACCTTGGGGCGAAACACTAAACGCCCAGTTCGCGCGGCTGGCCGACGGTACCGCCGCCGATGTGAAGTCGGTGCTGGTCGGCTTCTACGACGCCAGTCCCGATCCGCCGATGGTCGCCTGGGCGCTCGAAGCGACGACCACCTGGGACTCGACGCGATTGACGGCCCATTGGCCCGACGTCCAGTCCCGATCGGTCGCGGGAGAAACCCTGTATGCGGTGGGCGACGACGTGCGATTGATTCCCGCGCGCGGCAACAAGCAAACCTTGCTTGTCTGTAGCGCCGAGCAGGTGAAACTGATTCCCGCGCTGGCCGGGGTCGAGCCGCCGCTGCGCCGCGAGTTCAAGTCGCTGCTCGCCGCGAGCGATAACCACCGCGCGATCTCGGTGCTGTTTGCCCCCACGTTCCTCACGCGCGGCGGCAAGACTGTCTGGGGCGACGAACTGCGGCCGCTGAGCGCGTTGGTCGACGAGTTCCTGGGTCGGCATGCCGCGGCAGCGCTGTTGTCGTTGCAGCTCGACGACGATGCGTTCGCCGAGCTGCGCGTTTACGGCCGGGCCGACCTGCCGCCACGTGGCCTGGCCAAGGGCCTGCGCGACCGCTGGCTGGCTGTGCCTTCGCGCGTGGCCCAGCAGCTCGCTTCGCTGGTGCCCTCGGATTACAGCCGAGCGGTGCTCGAACGGTTCCCCTCGATGGTCGAGACGCTGGTGGAATATACGCGCGTGGGCCTCGACGATCGCCAGGCGGTGCTGCGCTGTTATTTGCCCGCGGAAGCCGCGGCCAATCTCGTGTGGGGGACGCGCCTGGCCACGCTCGAGACGGCCGGCGCAGCGGCCGCCGGCACGGCGACTGCTTCGACCTCGCGCCCTCAATCGATCGCCGTGGTTCTCGAGCAGCCGTACGAGTTGAAAGTACCGCGGGCCCCGCTCGACAAGACGTTGGCGCAAGTCGCGCTCGACTTGAACATCGAAATTGAAATCCTGGGCACCGATCTGCAGTTGGAAGGCATCACGAAGAACCAGTCGTTTTCGCTGGACGAGCGCGGCACCGCCGGCGCGGTACTGCGCAAAATCCTGCAACTGGCGAATCCAGATGGCAAACTGCTCTACGTGATCAAGCCCGGGAAACAGGGCGCGGGCGAAGCGCTGTTTGTAACCACCCGGGCCGCGGCGGCCTCGCGCGGCGATCCGCTGCCCCCCGAGTATGCCAAGTCCCCAGACGCGTCGAAGTAACCGCATCGACCGCCGCCGCAGCGGCGTACACTTGTGGCGATGGAAGTTTTTCATATCCACTGCGCGACTTGCCGAACGCGGCTCCGGGTCAATGATCCGGCGGCCATCGGCCAGATCGTTTCCTGCCCCAAGTGCCGCAGCATGGTGCAGGTAGTCGCGCCGCCCGGTTGGTCTCCTCCGGCCAGGCCGGAGCCAACCGCCACCCCCGCCACGGCGGCGACCGAGGCTCCGAGCGAACCGCCCGTTGACGAACCGACCGCCACCGAACCGGTTGCCGCCGGCGCAAGGCGCGGCTGGATGTTCGCCGCCACTGGCCTGGTCGTCGCGGTCGGCGCGGCCGGAGGTCTGTGGATCGCATCGCGCGGCCGCCCCGAGAAACCCACGGCTAGCGCGCCGGCCGTCGAGGTTTCAGCTCCGGTCGTGAATGCCGATCCTAAGACAGTGCCTGCAGATGCAGCGGTGCCGCCGGGCGACCGCCCGACGCTCGATCCGCGTTGGATTCCCGGCAAGGCACGGGTTATCGCTTCCATGGATCCCAACCGGCTGGCGACCGAGGGCTCGTTGGGCTCGTGGCTCGCACGTTTGGGTCCGCTGTGGCCCGACGTCTGGCGACCGCTCGCTGAGCAATTCGATTGGCAACCGACCGCGATCCGTCGCGTCACGCACGTGCAATGGCAGGCCGGGGGCTCGCCCAGCGATGGCGTGACGCTGGTCGAGTTTTTGGAACCGGTGGCTGCCGAGTCGTTTGCCGGTACCCAAGAGGTTGCCGATCTTCGTCACGCGGGCCGGCCCGCGCGCCGCGCGGCCGAGGGCGGCTGGAGCAACGCATGGATCATCGTTGACGAGCATCGCGCGATCAGCGGCCCGGACACGGTGTTGCGCGAATTGACCGCGCGGCAAGGGCCGTTGCCCGAGCCTTCGAAGCTGATCGACCTCGCGCAGCGCGGTGGGCAGTTTGCCGCCGCGGTGGCCGTCGACCTAGGCGCCTGGCGGGCGTCGGGAGAGCGAATCGCGCTACCCGAGCTTGCATGGCTGACGACAGCGGTGCCCCCATGGGAGGCGCTAGCCGAGGCCGCAACCGCGGGGGCCATCTGGATTACGCCCGGCGAAGCGTTCCAGGTTGAAGTGCGGCTCGTGGCGGGTACCGAGTCGGCCACACTCGATCTGGAAAACACCTGGCAACAGGCCCTCGCTGCTTCGCGTGCCTTTGCCGACGGCGAGTCGCAGGGCCTCGACGGGCGCCTGCAGCGCGGCGAATTGACGCCCGACGCGGCCGACCACCGAGAATTCATTTGCAAAGCCCTGGTCGCCGCCTTCCAGTCCGCCACGTCGGGTCACGAGCGCGACGAGTTTTGGGCGCGCTGCAGTCCGGGCACGACCACCGAGAAGTTCTTCGCTGCCTTGTTGGCGGGCGTGCCCAGCTTCGAGTCCGACCTGCGGGCCGGCCAGCGGCTCGCTGCGCTTGGTCATGTGCGCGGCGCGGCTGCCGGGTTGCTGGCCCACCAGCGCGCTACTGGGCAATGGCCCATCGGAGCAGGGGGGGCTGTGCAATTGCGTCCCGAAAGCCGTTTGAGCTGGATCGCGAGCTTGTTGCCCTACTACGGTCATCGCGAGTTGCACAAGCAGCTCAACTTTTTCCATTCGTGGAACGATCCGGTCAACCGCGCGGCGGCCAGCGAGCCGCTCGCCGAGTTCGTCAATCCGCTGCTCGGCGCGACCAAGACCGAGGCCGGGTTTCCCATCACGCATTATGTCGGCGTCGCCGGGCTCGGGGCCGATGCCGGCGAGCTGCCGCCCACCGATCCTCGCGCCGGGGTCTTTAGCTTCCGTCGGCAGCTACGGCCGGAAGAGATCGTCGACGGCGCGACGAACACGATTGCGCTGTTGGGAGTGCGCGAACGCCTGGGCGCCTGGGCCGCCGGTGGCGATGCCACGGTCCGGGCGCTGACCCAACGTCCGTACGTCAATGGCCCCGACGGTTTTGGCAGCGGGCAGGAAGACGGAATGTACGCTGCGATGCTCGACGGGGCTGTCCGCTTCGTTAGCAAGGATGTCGACCCCCAGGTGCTCGAGCAAATGGCCACGATCAACGGCGGCGGGCGTCCGACCGCTGCCGAGCTCGCCCTGCTGCCGCTCGTCGACGAGCACGGGGTCGTCGCGACGGCACCGCGCGCGGAGCCCCCCGTCGCCGCACCAACCGCGGAAACCGCGGCCCACGACCAGCCTCAGCCACCGAGCGAACCCGCCACGGCGACACCTGCTCCGTCGCCGCCGGCGCTGAGCGATGCCGAGATCGCTGCGCGGCTGGGCGTCGAGCTGCCGGCGATTGCTGCGGAGTCGACTCCGTTGGCGGCGCTCGTCGACGTGATCGCCGACCTGACGGCGGTACCGATTTCGATCGACGTCGATGCCCTGGCGGCCGAGGGCATCAGTGTCTCCGACACGGTCAAGGTCCAACTCAACGGCGCCACGGCGGGCGAAGCCTTGCGGGCAGCGATCGAGGCCCTGGGCCTGGTCGAGCTCATCCAGTCGGGCCAGGTGGTGATCACGACCGCGACGCAGATGGGGCAAGATTTGAGCGAGCGCAGCTACGATCTGGCCGCGCTCGCCGGCGACCTCGCACCCGAGTCCACCGCGCGCGCCATCCAGCTCGTCGAACGCTTCATTGCACCGGCGACCTGGCAGGCGGCCGGCGGTTCCGGCACGCTGCGCGCCGCTAAGAACAAGTTGGTCGTGCGCCAAACGCAAAATGTGCATCAGGAATTGGCCGCGCTGGTCGCGCGTCTCGGCAAGCTGCGGAGCCGTTCCGGAGGCGATCCGCGAGAATTAACCTGCCGGGCGTTGCTGGCCGCGGCGCCGCTCGCCACGCCGCTGACTGTGAGCCACCCCCAGCCGGTCGCGCTGTCGCGTTTGCTGGCCGACCTGCAGGCGGCGTCGGGCGTCAACCTGGTGATCGACCACCGGGCCCTCGAAGCGCTCGGGCTGACCGAATCTGCCGAAGTGACGCTCCGAGCCGACCAGTTGCCCTTGAGCGAAGCACTGGCCGTGGCCTTGGGGCCACTCGACCTGGCGTACCGGGCCATCGATGCGCAAACGCTCCAGATCACCAGCCGAGCGGCGTTGGCCGCCAGCTTGGAGACCGAGGTATATGCCGTGCCGCCGAACCTGCGGCAAAAGTATCCCGGGGCGACGATGGAAGAGGCCCTTCGCCGCGACGTGGCCCCGCTGGCCTGGCAAGGCAACGGCGGAACCGGCGACCTGGCCTTTGACCCGGGCAGCAACGCCTTGCTCGTGCTGAACAACCAGGACATCCAGGTGCAGGTAGTGCGTTGGCTGATCGACCAGGCAACCGCGCCCGGATCGAACCGGTGACGCGCTTGCAACACGGGCAACCAGCGTCCACAATGTGCGTGATGAGCGTCACCTTCGGCCGTGCCTATCGATTTTACTTTACCCCGCTGGATCGCGGGGCCGCCGGAGGTGTCTAGTCACCACTGACACATGCCGACGCCAATCGCCCCGGGATCCACTGAGCTGGTTCCCGGGGCGTTTTTATTTGATGAGCTGCCGTTTTCATCCGTGGATCGCCGCAGCGCCATGTCCCCGAACTTGAAGGAACCTGTGCCGTGATTGTCGTGATGCGTCCCGAACACACCACCGCGGAGTTGGAAGCCATGGTCAAGCGCATTGAGTCGCTGGGACTCAAGGCCAACGTCATCGTTGGCAAAGAGCGCACAGTGATTGCCGCCGTCGGCGACGAGCGCGACGGCTATCGCGAGGCGCTCGAGGCGGGGGCGGGCGTGGCCGAGGTGATGCCGATCCTCGCGCCGTACAAGATGGCCAGCCGCGAGCTGAAGGCCGAACGCACGGTGATCCGCAGCCGCAATTTCGAGATCGGCGGCAAGCGCATCGGCGTGATCGCCGGCCCGTGCTCGGTGGAAAACGAGTCGCAAATCCTCGAATCGGCCCAGGCCGTCAAGGCCGGCGGCGCGACGGCTCTGCGCGGCGGAGCCTTCAAGCCGCGAACGAGCCCCTACAGCTTCCAGGGCCTGAAGGAAGAGGGCCTGAAGCTGCTGGCCGCGGCCCGCGACGCGACCGGGCTGGCGATCGTGACGGAAATCCTCGCCACGGAAGACGTCGAACTCGTGTGCCGCTATGCCGACGTGTTGCAGATCGGTGCCCGAAACATGCAGAACTACCGCCTGCTCGAGGCCGTCGGCAAGCAGCCGTTGCCGGTGCTGCTGAAGCGCGGTCCCAGCGCCACGCTCGAAGAGCTGTTGCTGGCGGCCGAATACATCCTCGACGCCGGCAACCCGAACGTGATGCTCTGCGAGCGCGGCATTCGCACGTTCGAAAGCCACACGCGGTTCACGTTGCCGCTGGCGACGGTCGTCTGGCTGCACGGCAAGACGCACCTGCCGGTAGTCGTCGATCCGAGCCACGGCACGGGCCACACCTGGCTCGTGCCGCAGATGGCCTGCGCCAGCGTGGCCGCCGGGGCCGACGGGCTGATCCTCGAAGTCCATCCCAACCCGGCCAACGCTCTCAGCGACGGCTACCAATCGCTCAACGTCCAACAGTTCAACGAGAC includes these proteins:
- a CDS encoding DUF1559 domain-containing protein, which codes for MFAATGLVVAVGAAGGLWIASRGRPEKPTASAPAVEVSAPVVNADPKTVPADAAVPPGDRPTLDPRWIPGKARVIASMDPNRLATEGSLGSWLARLGPLWPDVWRPLAEQFDWQPTAIRRVTHVQWQAGGSPSDGVTLVEFLEPVAAESFAGTQEVADLRHAGRPARRAAEGGWSNAWIIVDEHRAISGPDTVLRELTARQGPLPEPSKLIDLAQRGGQFAAAVAVDLGAWRASGERIALPELAWLTTAVPPWEALAEAATAGAIWITPGEAFQVEVRLVAGTESATLDLENTWQQALAASRAFADGESQGLDGRLQRGELTPDAADHREFICKALVAAFQSATSGHERDEFWARCSPGTTTEKFFAALLAGVPSFESDLRAGQRLAALGHVRGAAAGLLAHQRATGQWPIGAGGAVQLRPESRLSWIASLLPYYGHRELHKQLNFFHSWNDPVNRAAASEPLAEFVNPLLGATKTEAGFPITHYVGVAGLGADAGELPPTDPRAGVFSFRRQLRPEEIVDGATNTIALLGVRERLGAWAAGGDATVRALTQRPYVNGPDGFGSGQEDGMYAAMLDGAVRFVSKDVDPQVLEQMATINGGGRPTAAELALLPLVDEHGVVATAPRAEPPVAAPTAETAAHDQPQPPSEPATATPAPSPPALSDAEIAARLGVELPAIAAESTPLAALVDVIADLTAVPISIDVDALAAEGISVSDTVKVQLNGATAGEALRAAIEALGLVELIQSGQVVITTATQMGQDLSERSYDLAALAGDLAPESTARAIQLVERFIAPATWQAAGGSGTLRAAKNKLVVRQTQNVHQELAALVARLGKLRSRSGGDPRELTCRALLAAAPLATPLTVSHPQPVALSRLLADLQAASGVNLVIDHRALEALGLTESAEVTLRADQLPLSEALAVALGPLDLAYRAIDAQTLQITSRAALAASLETEVYAVPPNLRQKYPGATMEEALRRDVAPLAWQGNGGTGDLAFDPGSNALLVLNNQDIQVQVVRWLIDQATAPGSNR
- the aroF gene encoding 3-deoxy-7-phosphoheptulonate synthase codes for the protein MIVVMRPEHTTAELEAMVKRIESLGLKANVIVGKERTVIAAVGDERDGYREALEAGAGVAEVMPILAPYKMASRELKAERTVIRSRNFEIGGKRIGVIAGPCSVENESQILESAQAVKAGGATALRGGAFKPRTSPYSFQGLKEEGLKLLAAARDATGLAIVTEILATEDVELVCRYADVLQIGARNMQNYRLLEAVGKQPLPVLLKRGPSATLEELLLAAEYILDAGNPNVMLCERGIRTFESHTRFTLPLATVVWLHGKTHLPVVVDPSHGTGHTWLVPQMACASVAAGADGLILEVHPNPANALSDGYQSLNVQQFNETMALCRKVAKALDREM